A genomic segment from Kyrpidia tusciae DSM 2912 encodes:
- a CDS encoding transposase family protein, whose translation MTLRNPESIHPWTLPNRKSSYRNSEEERADRQTAVEAQLPVWRALLPGLMEKFSRIADPRRPGSIRHKLTVLLTFGLFMFIFQYASRRRANRELTRPTFWEHFREIFPEVETIPHMDTVQRILERINPGELEEVMTATVKRLLRSGRLKALLVEKQYVIAIDGTQKASRGQPWASEALHRRHGENQVSSMAYALEASLVSPQGVVLPFLTEFCENAAEQQEFEKQDSELKACKRLLTRLRKMFPKLRILVVADGLYPNGPMMALCRDLHLDFMFVLPQSCLPSVWEEVKGLRKIEPNERRHRWGNREQIFWWINQIDYDFREASGAHRRLKVHVVGCTEFWEEGGKQQEAHWAWVSGQPLTAQNVVNRCNRAARHRWDIEEQILTEKHRGYEYEHLYSTDWTAMRNWHVLMHLGHLVNVMALHTEGLMKKVRELGFSGTLKFLYESWTQGWMDRDWLLARCQGPPRLTMAF comes from the coding sequence ATGACGCTTCGGAATCCCGAGTCGATTCACCCCTGGACCCTTCCGAATCGGAAAAGCTCGTATCGAAACAGCGAGGAGGAGCGAGCGGACCGGCAAACGGCCGTGGAAGCCCAGTTGCCGGTTTGGCGAGCGTTGTTGCCGGGCTTGATGGAGAAGTTTTCACGGATTGCCGACCCCCGACGTCCAGGGAGCATTCGGCACAAACTGACTGTGCTTCTGACGTTTGGGCTGTTTATGTTTATCTTTCAGTATGCCTCCCGCAGAAGAGCCAATCGGGAACTGACGCGTCCAACGTTTTGGGAACACTTTCGGGAGATCTTTCCGGAGGTGGAAACCATCCCGCATATGGACACGGTGCAGCGGATCTTGGAACGGATCAATCCGGGGGAGCTCGAGGAGGTGATGACGGCGACGGTGAAGCGCCTTCTGCGGTCGGGACGACTGAAGGCGCTGTTGGTCGAGAAGCAATACGTGATCGCCATAGACGGCACCCAAAAGGCGAGTCGGGGGCAGCCCTGGGCCTCGGAGGCTTTGCATCGTCGGCACGGGGAGAACCAGGTCTCGTCCATGGCCTATGCCCTGGAGGCTAGCCTTGTCAGCCCTCAAGGGGTGGTCCTCCCGTTTCTCACGGAGTTTTGCGAGAATGCGGCTGAGCAGCAGGAGTTCGAGAAGCAAGACAGTGAACTGAAGGCCTGCAAACGGCTGCTGACCCGCCTGCGCAAGATGTTTCCCAAATTGCGGATCTTGGTGGTGGCCGACGGGCTGTACCCCAACGGGCCGATGATGGCGCTGTGTCGGGATCTGCATCTGGACTTTATGTTTGTCCTGCCCCAAAGCTGTTTGCCCAGTGTGTGGGAAGAGGTCAAAGGCTTGAGAAAGATCGAACCCAACGAGCGGAGACACCGGTGGGGCAATCGCGAGCAAATCTTTTGGTGGATCAATCAGATCGACTATGATTTCAGGGAGGCTTCCGGGGCGCACCGTCGGCTTAAGGTGCATGTCGTGGGATGTACAGAGTTTTGGGAAGAGGGGGGGAAGCAGCAGGAGGCGCATTGGGCGTGGGTGTCCGGGCAGCCGCTGACGGCACAAAATGTGGTGAACCGCTGCAATCGTGCGGCACGCCACCGATGGGACATTGAGGAACAGATCCTGACGGAGAAGCACCGGGGATACGAGTATGAGCACCTGTACTCCACCGACTGGACGGCGATGCGAAACTGGCACGTGCTGATGCACCTCGGCCATCTGGTGAACGTCATGGCCTTGCATACCGAAGGGCTGATGAAGAAAGTGCGGGAACTGGGCTTTAGCGGGACGTTGAAGTTTCTGTACGAAAGCTGGACGCAGGGGTGGATGGATCGGGACTGGCTGCTGGCGCGTTGCCAAGGTCCTCCGCGGCTGACGATGGCGTTTTAA
- the rpmG gene encoding 50S ribosomal protein L33 — protein MRVNIILACTECKHRNYVSRKNKKNNPDRLERRKFCRWCNQHTLHRETR, from the coding sequence TTGCGCGTCAATATCATCCTTGCGTGTACGGAATGTAAACATCGCAATTACGTATCGCGCAAGAACAAGAAGAACAATCCGGACCGGCTCGAGCGCAGGAAGTTCTGCCGCTGGTGCAATCAGCATACCCTGCACCGGGAGACTCGGTAG
- the secE gene encoding preprotein translocase subunit SecE yields the protein MGFVEAVRNGSSRVVGYFRDVVGELRRVRWPNRKELVSYTIVVITTVIVMAVLIYLFDLLFSLFLNAIGLGTR from the coding sequence ATGGGATTTGTAGAAGCCGTGCGCAATGGCTCGTCCCGGGTGGTGGGGTATTTTCGGGACGTGGTCGGCGAACTCAGACGGGTGCGTTGGCCGAATCGGAAGGAACTGGTTAGCTATACCATTGTCGTGATCACCACGGTGATCGTCATGGCCGTTCTGATCTATCTTTTCGATCTTCTTTTCTCCTTGTTCCTGAACGCCATCGGCCTGGGGACGAGGTAG
- the nusG gene encoding transcription termination/antitermination protein NusG, whose protein sequence is MEKRWYVVHTYSGFENKVKTNLEKRVLSMNMEDKIFRVLVPTEEEIETKNGKKRAVMKKVFPGYVLVEMIMTDDSWYVVRNTPGVTGFVGSTGAGSKPIPLHPAEVRAILKQMGMDEPKERVDLHVRDAVRVVEGPFADFVGSIEEVYPEKQKVRVLVSMFGRDTPLELEFSQVEKI, encoded by the coding sequence CTGGAAAAGCGGTGGTATGTCGTTCACACCTATTCCGGGTTCGAGAACAAAGTGAAAACGAACTTGGAAAAGCGCGTCCTGTCCATGAATATGGAGGATAAGATTTTTCGCGTTTTGGTGCCAACCGAGGAAGAGATCGAAACGAAGAACGGCAAGAAACGGGCGGTCATGAAGAAAGTGTTTCCCGGCTATGTGCTGGTGGAGATGATCATGACGGACGACTCGTGGTATGTGGTGAGAAACACGCCCGGAGTCACCGGCTTTGTGGGTTCCACAGGAGCTGGCTCCAAACCGATTCCCCTTCATCCCGCCGAGGTTCGGGCGATCTTGAAACAGATGGGAATGGATGAACCGAAGGAACGGGTCGATCTTCACGTCCGGGATGCGGTCCGGGTCGTGGAGGGGCCTTTTGCTGACTTCGTCGGGAGCATCGAGGAAGTGTATCCTGAAAAGCAGAAGGTTCGGGTGCTTGTTTCCATGTTCGGGCGGGACACGCCGTTGGAGTTGGAGTTTTCTCAGGTGGAGAAGATTTAA
- the rplK gene encoding 50S ribosomal protein L11, giving the protein MAKKIIKVVKLQIPAGKATPAPPVGPALGQAGVNIMGFCKEFNARTADQAGMVIPVVISVFEDRSFTFETKTPPASDLLKKAAGVERGSGEPNKKKVAVVKRAKVREIAEMKMQDLNAASVEAAMRMIEGTARSMGITVED; this is encoded by the coding sequence TTGGCGAAAAAGATCATCAAAGTGGTCAAACTGCAGATTCCAGCCGGAAAGGCGACACCCGCGCCGCCTGTGGGTCCTGCTCTTGGACAGGCGGGTGTGAATATCATGGGCTTTTGCAAAGAGTTCAACGCCCGCACGGCGGACCAAGCGGGCATGGTTATTCCCGTGGTCATCAGCGTGTTTGAAGATCGGTCCTTCACGTTCGAAACCAAGACTCCGCCGGCATCCGATTTGTTGAAGAAGGCGGCCGGCGTCGAACGCGGGTCCGGAGAGCCGAATAAAAAGAAAGTGGCTGTTGTCAAGCGAGCCAAGGTGCGCGAGATTGCAGAGATGAAGATGCAGGATCTCAATGCGGCCTCGGTGGAGGCTGCGATGCGCATGATCGAGGGCACGGCCCGAAGCATGGGCATTACCGTCGAAGATTGA
- the rplA gene encoding 50S ribosomal protein L1, translating to MAHMGKRYEEAVKSVDRDRLYDPEEALALVKQLAKAKFDETVEVAVRLGVDPKKADQQVRGAVVLPHGTGKTVRVLVFAKGEKAKEAEAAGADIVGDDELIARIQQGWLDFDVAVATPDMMGAVGRLGRILGPKGMMPNPKTGTVTFDVERAVQEIKAGKIEYRVDKAGNIHAPIGKVSFETAHLVENFHALMDALQKAKPAAAKGQYIRSVAVSSTMGPGVRVNPTKAVAVVS from the coding sequence ATGGCCCATATGGGAAAACGGTATGAGGAAGCGGTGAAGTCTGTCGACCGGGATCGCCTCTATGATCCCGAAGAGGCCCTGGCTTTGGTGAAACAACTGGCGAAAGCCAAGTTCGATGAAACGGTGGAGGTCGCGGTGCGCCTGGGCGTCGATCCGAAAAAGGCGGATCAGCAGGTTCGAGGTGCGGTGGTGTTACCCCATGGTACAGGGAAAACGGTTCGTGTGCTGGTGTTCGCTAAGGGCGAGAAAGCGAAAGAAGCCGAGGCCGCCGGTGCGGACATCGTCGGGGATGATGAATTGATTGCCCGAATCCAACAGGGATGGCTTGATTTTGATGTGGCGGTGGCGACTCCGGATATGATGGGGGCGGTGGGCCGTCTGGGCCGTATCCTGGGGCCAAAAGGGATGATGCCCAATCCCAAGACGGGTACAGTGACCTTCGACGTTGAACGGGCGGTCCAGGAGATCAAGGCCGGGAAGATTGAGTACCGCGTGGACAAGGCGGGGAATATTCATGCGCCGATTGGAAAGGTTTCCTTTGAGACGGCGCACCTCGTCGAGAATTTCCACGCGCTGATGGATGCCTTGCAAAAGGCAAAACCCGCGGCGGCCAAAGGGCAATACATCCGTAGCGTGGCCGTTAGTTCGACGATGGGCCCTGGGGTGAGGGTCAATCCGACCAAGGCGGTGGCCGTTGTATCCTGA